In a genomic window of Bradyrhizobium ontarionense:
- a CDS encoding MDR family MFS transporter, translated as MNKFDRQSRYPAASQSLPEEIAAELPAIPPQVQAIDDAPSLTPSVPLTPAEVRTILMSLLLTMFLAALDQTIVATALPTIGREFQDVTSLSWVITAYLLASTAVAPVFGTLCDIYGRRSMIITALSLFVVGSVVCALAPNMPVLILARGLQGLGGGGIMPVVQTVISDVVSPRERGQYQAYFSGVWLLAGLLGPVIGGFFADHLHWSMIFWINVPLAIAALALLLPKMARLPVYHRLRKVDWAGGLLLMASAVIFMLVLTWGGHKLAWLSPTILAMLGSGVALGLGFVWHARRADEPFLPLSLMGGAVVPYGMLASGCALGALIGLTVHLPLYYELVYHLTPSEAGLGLIPIAAISTFGAAIAGRTMARVKHYKRVAIVGTLIGTIAAAVMTVTTPSLWVLLVLLSIFGIGLGTAFPISVVSLQNAVDRSQIGTITGAMNFFRSMMSSFTVAAFSAILLMVLGADISLAEGAHGAVSGIAEADMIHAFRFVYGAATAMLACASVCMILMEERPLAGPSRSEPVELAE; from the coding sequence ATGAACAAGTTTGATCGGCAGAGCCGCTATCCTGCCGCGTCCCAATCCTTGCCCGAAGAGATCGCCGCCGAGCTGCCGGCCATTCCGCCGCAGGTGCAGGCAATCGACGATGCTCCGTCGCTGACGCCATCGGTGCCGCTGACCCCGGCCGAGGTCCGCACCATCCTGATGAGCCTGCTGCTGACGATGTTCCTGGCCGCGCTCGACCAGACCATCGTCGCGACCGCGCTGCCGACCATCGGCCGCGAGTTCCAGGACGTCACCAGCCTGTCCTGGGTGATCACTGCCTATCTGCTGGCCTCGACCGCCGTGGCGCCGGTGTTCGGCACCTTGTGCGACATCTATGGCCGGCGCTCGATGATCATCACGGCGCTCAGCCTGTTCGTGGTCGGCTCGGTGGTGTGCGCGCTGGCGCCGAACATGCCGGTCCTGATCCTCGCCCGCGGCCTGCAGGGGCTCGGCGGCGGCGGCATCATGCCGGTCGTGCAGACCGTAATCTCCGACGTGGTCAGCCCGCGCGAGCGCGGCCAATACCAGGCCTATTTCAGCGGCGTCTGGCTGCTCGCCGGCCTGCTCGGGCCGGTGATCGGCGGCTTCTTCGCCGACCATCTGCACTGGTCGATGATCTTCTGGATCAACGTCCCGCTCGCCATCGCCGCTCTCGCACTGCTGCTGCCCAAGATGGCGCGGCTGCCGGTCTATCACCGGCTGCGCAAGGTCGACTGGGCCGGCGGCCTGCTGCTGATGGCCTCCGCCGTCATCTTCATGCTGGTCCTGACCTGGGGCGGCCACAAGCTCGCCTGGTTGTCGCCGACGATCCTGGCGATGCTCGGCAGCGGCGTGGCGCTGGGGCTCGGCTTCGTCTGGCACGCGCGGCGGGCGGATGAGCCGTTCCTGCCGCTGTCCCTGATGGGCGGCGCGGTGGTGCCCTACGGCATGCTGGCCAGCGGCTGTGCGCTGGGCGCGCTGATCGGGCTCACCGTCCACCTGCCGCTGTATTACGAGCTGGTCTATCATTTGACGCCGAGCGAGGCCGGCCTCGGCCTGATCCCGATCGCGGCGATCTCGACATTCGGGGCGGCGATTGCAGGCCGCACTATGGCCCGGGTGAAGCACTACAAGCGCGTCGCGATCGTCGGCACCCTCATCGGCACCATCGCGGCCGCGGTGATGACGGTCACGACGCCGTCGCTGTGGGTCCTCCTGGTGCTGCTGTCGATCTTCGGCATCGGGCTCGGAACGGCATTCCCGATCTCGGTGGTCTCGCTGCAGAATGCGGTCGACCGCTCGCAGATCGGCACCATCACCGGCGCGATGAACTTCTTCCGCTCGATGATGTCCTCGTTCACGGTGGCGGCCTTCAGCGCTATCCTGCTGATGGTGCTCGGCGCCGACATCTCGCTGGCCGAGGGCGCACACGGTGCGGTCAGCGGCATCGCGGAAGCGGACATGATCCACGCCTTCCGCTTCGTCTATGGCGCGGCGACGGCGATGCTGGCCTGCGCCTCGGTCTGCATGATCCTGATGGAGGAGCGGCCGCTGGCCGGTCCGTCGCGCAGCGAGCCGGTCGAATTGGCGGAGTAA
- a CDS encoding CYTH domain-containing protein, which translates to MPLEIERKFLVRSDAWRDQATHSERLRDGLIARQDGLKVRVRCYGGRTTLCVKSGRRGLSREEFEYDIPADHADAIFAHCEGRILEKTRHYVPGDSGVWEVDVYHGALEGVVIAEIEIPTETTIVTIPDWVGEEVTGDPRYSKSNMLTARSRAAKVRELRRAGLASL; encoded by the coding sequence ATGCCCCTCGAAATCGAACGGAAGTTTCTCGTCAGGTCCGACGCTTGGCGAGATCAGGCGACGCACAGCGAGCGCCTTCGTGACGGCCTCATCGCGCGTCAGGACGGCCTCAAGGTTCGGGTCCGCTGCTATGGCGGTCGAACGACCCTTTGCGTGAAGAGCGGCCGGCGCGGCCTGTCGCGGGAGGAATTCGAATACGACATTCCCGCCGACCACGCGGACGCGATCTTCGCGCATTGCGAGGGGCGCATCCTCGAGAAGACGCGTCACTACGTACCGGGCGACAGCGGTGTCTGGGAGGTCGACGTATACCACGGGGCCCTCGAAGGCGTTGTCATCGCCGAGATCGAGATCCCGACCGAAACGACCATCGTCACGATTCCGGATTGGGTCGGCGAGGAAGTCACCGGCGATCCGCGCTACAGCAAGAGCAACATGCTGACGGCGCGTTCACGAGCGGCGAAGGTTCGGGAACTGCGGCGCGCGGGTCTTGCAAGCCTGTGA
- a CDS encoding transglycosylase domain-containing protein has translation MRQIIPDNWKKRINNFRLDLDARFDSALFSSLRGTRELYERYSAFMDRFYVGGWKRWVFVEPLSEAATIGLGGLVLLLALAIPAFRETADEDWLKKSDLAVTFLDRYGNPIGSRGIKHNDSIPLEDFPDNLIKATLATEDRRFYDHFGIDIAGTARALVTNAQAGGVRQGGSSISQQLAKNLFLSNERTIERKVNEAFLAIWLETRLTKNEILKLYLDRAYMGGGTFGVDGAAHFYFNKSVRDINLSEAAMLAGLFKAPTKFAPHINLPAARARANVVLDNLVDAGFMTEGQVFGARRNPAFAVDRRDESSPNYFLDYAFDEMRKLVDTFPKSYTERVFVVRTSIDMTVQHAADEAIENQLRQFGRDYHATQAATVVSDIDGGIRAMVGGRDYGSSQFNRATDAYRQPGSSFKPYVYTTALLNGFKPTSIVVDGPVCIGNWCPQNYGHSYSGSVTLTQAITRSINVVPVKLSIALGGKEGPKAGRAKIIEVARRFGLKAPLPDTPSMPIGSDEVTVLEHAVAYATFPNKGKAVTPHSVLEVRTGAGDPVWRWDRDGPKPRQAIPASVAADMAGMMSHVVSEGTARRAALDGIPTAGKTGTTNAYRDAWFVGYTGNFTCAVWYGNDDYSPTNRMTGGSLPAQTWHDIMVAAHQGVEVKELPGVGMGEKLPQVANGAMAQAGAPKTLEIKPGPPPVLTRRGAEVLVQVEKLLDDAARVAEKAAPADPRKPAKPVSSSALAFPENYAAATADGVTTPALRKN, from the coding sequence GTGCGGCAGATCATTCCAGACAATTGGAAGAAGCGGATCAATAATTTCCGCCTGGATCTCGATGCGCGGTTCGATTCGGCGCTGTTCTCCTCGCTGCGCGGCACCCGCGAATTGTATGAGCGCTATTCGGCCTTCATGGACCGCTTCTATGTCGGCGGCTGGAAGCGCTGGGTGTTCGTCGAGCCGCTGTCGGAAGCCGCCACGATCGGCCTCGGCGGCCTTGTCCTGTTGCTGGCGCTGGCCATCCCCGCGTTCCGCGAAACCGCCGACGAGGACTGGCTCAAGAAGTCCGACCTCGCCGTCACCTTCCTCGACCGCTACGGCAACCCGATCGGCAGCCGCGGCATCAAGCATAACGACTCGATTCCGCTGGAAGACTTTCCGGACAATCTGATCAAGGCGACGCTGGCCACCGAGGACCGCCGCTTCTACGACCATTTCGGCATCGACATCGCTGGCACGGCGCGCGCGCTGGTCACCAACGCCCAGGCCGGCGGCGTCCGCCAAGGCGGCTCCTCGATCAGCCAGCAGCTCGCCAAGAACCTGTTCCTGTCCAACGAGCGCACCATCGAGCGCAAGGTCAACGAAGCGTTCCTGGCCATCTGGCTGGAAACCCGCCTGACCAAGAACGAGATCCTCAAACTGTATCTCGACCGCGCCTATATGGGCGGCGGCACCTTCGGCGTCGACGGCGCCGCGCACTTCTATTTCAACAAGTCGGTGCGCGACATCAACCTGTCGGAAGCGGCGATGCTGGCCGGCCTGTTCAAAGCGCCGACCAAATTCGCTCCCCACATCAACCTGCCGGCGGCGCGCGCCCGCGCCAACGTCGTGCTCGACAATCTCGTCGATGCCGGCTTCATGACCGAGGGTCAGGTGTTCGGCGCCCGCCGCAACCCGGCCTTTGCGGTCGACCGCCGCGACGAGAGCTCGCCGAATTATTTCCTCGACTACGCCTTCGACGAGATGCGCAAGCTGGTCGATACGTTCCCGAAATCCTACACCGAGCGCGTGTTCGTGGTCCGGACCTCGATCGACATGACTGTGCAGCATGCCGCGGACGAGGCGATCGAAAACCAGCTGCGCCAATTCGGCCGCGACTACCATGCGACCCAGGCGGCAACCGTGGTGTCCGATATCGATGGCGGCATCCGTGCCATGGTCGGCGGTCGCGACTATGGTTCGAGCCAGTTCAACCGCGCCACCGATGCCTATCGACAGCCGGGCTCGTCGTTCAAGCCCTACGTCTACACCACCGCCCTCTTGAACGGCTTCAAGCCGACCTCGATCGTGGTCGACGGCCCGGTGTGCATCGGCAATTGGTGTCCGCAGAACTATGGCCACTCCTATTCCGGTTCGGTGACGCTGACCCAGGCCATCACCCGCTCGATCAACGTCGTGCCGGTGAAGCTGTCGATCGCGCTCGGCGGCAAGGAAGGCCCCAAGGCCGGCCGCGCCAAGATCATCGAGGTCGCCCGTCGCTTCGGCCTCAAGGCGCCGCTGCCCGATACCCCCTCGATGCCGATCGGCTCGGACGAGGTCACGGTGCTGGAACACGCGGTGGCCTATGCGACCTTCCCGAACAAGGGCAAGGCGGTGACGCCGCATTCCGTGCTGGAGGTGCGCACCGGCGCCGGCGACCCGGTGTGGCGCTGGGACCGTGACGGTCCGAAGCCGCGCCAGGCGATCCCAGCTTCCGTCGCCGCCGACATGGCGGGGATGATGAGCCACGTCGTCAGCGAAGGCACCGCCCGCCGCGCTGCGCTCGACGGCATTCCGACCGCCGGCAAGACCGGCACCACCAACGCCTACCGCGACGCCTGGTTCGTCGGCTACACCGGCAACTTCACCTGCGCGGTGTGGTACGGCAATGACGACTACTCGCCGACCAACCGCATGACCGGCGGCTCGCTGCCGGCGCAAACCTGGCACGACATCATGGTCGCAGCGCACCAAGGCGTAGAAGTCAAGGAACTGCCGGGGGTCGGCATGGGCGAGAAGCTGCCGCAGGTCGCCAATGGCGCGATGGCGCAGGCCGGCGCGCCGAAGACGCTGGAAATCAAACCGGGCCCGCCGCCTGTTCTGACCCGTCGCGGCGCCGAGGTTCTGGTCCAGGTCGAGAAGTTGCTCGACGACGCGGCCCGCGTCGCCGAAAAGGCCGCGCCTGCCGATCCGCGCAAGCCGGCCAAGCCGGTGTCGTCGAGCGCGCTCGCCTTTCCGGAGAACTACGCCGCGGCGACGGCCGATGGCGTGACCACCCCTGCCCTGCGCAAGAACTGA
- a CDS encoding OmpA family protein: protein MHQPSKWWAGLIVVAVLWLAAMIFKTSGVEDDIAPRARAAVAAAAPDTAAALKVSVSGRDVRIEGPEFSPDQPNRLNEAATVNGVRLVDGSYDKLPTPKPYAFRAARNGGQLVLEGGVPTPAIRDAVLTAARSAAGGGEVVDRLGYALGAPAEFAAIAGHGLVQAGILNGGTFSLADKAYSIAGAAASSDVYEAAIAATRQLPGGAALANVAILPPEARPFIWSAVRDGKSVVMSGVVPNDEIRRALEAAAVKAWPGLSVMHHMQIARGAPAGNFNAYTSYALGELARLSTGRVVISDANYTISGEAPSSAAYDEAMAAAGKLPGGLTLAKADILPPEIKPYRWSAQLDAAGVTLSGLAPSSAVRDTILRYAVGPFAGRRVLSQLEIARGAPDGDVAKASASLLKELAKLSEGRAEINETQVSIGGVGLANVTGASVREELAGALPAPFAIAVVDVRDGPVSPYVFGLQKQDGHVRLSGYVPDEAARRDLVGAATASFVTETVEDGLKIGDGAPTDFARSLKTTFPALARLWSTTLAAKDADITIEGQAIYDKSGEQVRKELADAAGDGFKLGDVKIGIKPESPPLPVDACQPAFSGLLEKGRIHFSTGSAELSRESLALLDHLVDVAQRCKAAEIAIEGHTDSVGDTENNIDLSKRRAAAVLGYIGGAGIDTSRMTAEGYGETRPIASNDTPEGRAQNRRIEFVVK, encoded by the coding sequence ATGCATCAACCATCGAAATGGTGGGCGGGACTGATCGTCGTTGCCGTGCTCTGGCTCGCGGCCATGATCTTCAAGACGTCGGGCGTGGAAGACGATATTGCGCCGCGGGCGCGCGCCGCGGTTGCAGCTGCTGCACCTGATACCGCCGCGGCGCTGAAGGTCTCGGTGTCCGGGCGCGACGTGCGCATCGAAGGACCGGAGTTCAGTCCTGATCAGCCCAACCGGCTGAACGAGGCGGCGACGGTGAACGGCGTCCGGCTCGTCGACGGCAGCTACGACAAGCTTCCGACCCCAAAGCCATACGCATTCCGCGCCGCGCGCAACGGCGGCCAGCTGGTGCTCGAAGGCGGCGTGCCAACGCCCGCGATCCGGGATGCCGTTCTCACTGCCGCCCGCTCCGCGGCCGGTGGCGGCGAGGTCGTCGATCGCCTCGGCTATGCCTTGGGGGCTCCGGCCGAGTTCGCCGCGATCGCCGGCCACGGATTGGTCCAGGCCGGAATACTTAACGGCGGCACGTTCTCGCTCGCGGACAAGGCCTATTCGATCGCCGGCGCAGCAGCCTCGTCCGACGTCTATGAGGCAGCGATCGCCGCGACGCGGCAGCTGCCGGGCGGTGCCGCGCTCGCCAACGTCGCCATCCTGCCGCCGGAGGCCAGGCCGTTCATCTGGAGCGCGGTGCGCGACGGCAAGTCGGTGGTGATGTCCGGCGTCGTCCCGAACGACGAGATCAGGCGCGCGCTCGAAGCTGCCGCCGTGAAGGCATGGCCCGGGCTTTCCGTCATGCATCATATGCAGATTGCGCGTGGCGCTCCGGCCGGCAATTTCAATGCCTACACGTCTTATGCGCTCGGAGAGTTGGCGCGGCTGAGCACGGGGCGCGTCGTCATCTCCGACGCCAACTACACGATCTCGGGCGAAGCGCCCTCCAGCGCGGCTTATGACGAAGCGATGGCAGCTGCCGGCAAGCTGCCGGGCGGTCTGACCCTGGCAAAGGCCGACATTTTGCCGCCGGAGATCAAGCCCTATCGCTGGTCGGCGCAGCTCGATGCGGCTGGCGTCACTCTATCTGGACTGGCTCCAAGCTCGGCCGTTCGCGACACGATCCTCCGCTATGCCGTCGGACCTTTCGCCGGAAGGCGCGTGCTCAGCCAACTCGAAATTGCCCGCGGGGCTCCCGATGGCGACGTGGCCAAGGCGAGCGCGAGCCTGCTGAAGGAGCTCGCCAAGCTCTCCGAGGGCCGTGCTGAAATCAACGAGACCCAGGTCTCGATCGGCGGCGTGGGGCTTGCGAACGTCACCGGTGCATCGGTGCGCGAGGAGCTCGCCGGCGCCCTGCCCGCGCCGTTTGCGATTGCCGTGGTCGACGTCCGCGACGGCCCGGTCTCGCCCTATGTCTTTGGACTGCAGAAGCAGGATGGCCATGTCCGGCTGAGCGGCTATGTGCCGGACGAGGCCGCCCGGCGCGATCTGGTCGGCGCGGCCACCGCGAGCTTCGTCACCGAGACGGTCGAGGACGGCCTGAAGATCGGTGACGGCGCGCCGACGGATTTCGCCAGATCGCTGAAGACGACATTCCCGGCGCTGGCCCGGCTGTGGTCGACGACGCTCGCAGCGAAAGACGCTGATATCACGATCGAGGGCCAGGCCATCTATGACAAATCGGGCGAGCAGGTCCGCAAGGAGCTTGCCGACGCAGCCGGCGACGGCTTCAAGCTCGGCGACGTCAAGATCGGCATCAAGCCGGAGAGCCCGCCGCTTCCCGTCGACGCGTGCCAGCCGGCCTTCAGCGGGCTGCTCGAAAAGGGACGAATCCACTTCAGCACCGGAAGCGCCGAGCTCAGCCGGGAGTCGCTGGCGCTGCTCGATCACCTGGTCGATGTCGCGCAGCGCTGCAAGGCGGCCGAGATCGCGATCGAAGGCCACACCGACAGCGTCGGTGATACCGAGAACAACATCGACCTCTCCAAGCGGCGCGCGGCAGCCGTGCTCGGCTACATCGGCGGGGCCGGCATCGATACCTCACGCATGACCGCGGAAGGCTACGGCGAGACCAGGCCGATCGCCTCCAATGATACGCCCGAAGGCCGTGCGCAGAACCGGCGCATCGAATTCGTCGTCAAGTGA
- a CDS encoding YcgN family cysteine cluster protein, whose product MTAPLKRPSGQEGLFWKTKTLEEMSEAEWESLCDGCGRCCLEKLEDEDTGKIYFTHISCKLLDAGLCGCKDYPNRSDQVSDCVRLTPENVRTLTWLPPSCGYRLIAEGHDLYWWHPLISGDPQTVHEAGVSVRGRVEGTEEDVPDDQLEDHIVQWPVLLPKRAKLKRRPK is encoded by the coding sequence ATGACCGCACCGCTCAAACGTCCCTCGGGCCAGGAGGGATTGTTCTGGAAAACCAAGACCTTGGAAGAGATGTCCGAGGCGGAATGGGAAAGCCTGTGCGACGGCTGCGGGCGCTGCTGTCTGGAAAAGCTCGAGGACGAGGATACCGGCAAGATCTACTTCACCCATATTTCCTGCAAGCTCCTGGATGCCGGCCTATGTGGCTGCAAGGACTACCCGAACCGCTCCGACCAGGTCTCGGACTGCGTTCGCCTGACACCTGAGAACGTGCGCACCCTCACCTGGCTGCCGCCGAGCTGCGGCTATCGCCTGATTGCCGAGGGGCACGATCTCTATTGGTGGCATCCGCTGATCTCGGGCGATCCTCAGACGGTACATGAAGCCGGTGTCTCGGTACGCGGCCGGGTCGAGGGCACCGAGGAGGACGTTCCGGACGACCAGCTTGAGGATCACATCGTGCAATGGCCGGTGCTGCTGCCGAAGCGCGCCAAGCTGAAGCGCCGTCCGAAATAG
- a CDS encoding cell envelope biogenesis protein TolA, with the protein MMYDLATFLLWILLALVIGGFVGWRTRSDAPRPDWLRSWLLPATLAFAIGVLMALLNVLPGRAGLWLEVALLMVGGYVFGCLIGGQLKDFFGLDDAKAAAPSPPANRVASVADTAAPHPVADSPSQALAAHAAASVEADRLAAEAEAKAETDRLAAEAAAKAEAERLAAEATAKAEAQRLAAEAAAKAEAERLAAEDAAKAEADRLAAEAAAKAEAERLAAEAAAKAEAERLAAEAAAKAEAERLAAEAAAKAEAERLAAEAAAKAEAERLAAEAAARAEAERLAAEAAAKAEADRLAAEAAAKAEADRLAAEAEAETEAEAEAERVAAEAAAEAEADRLAAEVAASAPLTTAAADDRPPALPAPDGTADDLKLLKGIGPKNERILNDIGVYHFSQIAEWSPAHASWVGDHMAFPGRIEREHWIAQAKLLAAGFDTAHSTAVKSGAITIDDQADAPLSEDEANALGAQLPVLMPKVENEDKYAGARPLGLAAPRGGEADDLKLIKGIGKQNEARLHGLGIWHFEQIAAWTAAHAKWVGSYLAFAGRIEREQWIAQAKELASGGSTEFARRVEAGLVKSSRDDGSRGQDNIKIVQPGD; encoded by the coding sequence ATGATGTACGACCTCGCGACATTCCTGCTCTGGATCCTCCTGGCCCTCGTGATCGGCGGCTTCGTCGGCTGGCGCACCCGGTCGGACGCGCCGCGTCCGGACTGGCTGAGAAGCTGGCTGCTGCCGGCGACGCTGGCCTTCGCCATCGGCGTTCTGATGGCGTTGTTGAACGTGCTGCCCGGGCGTGCGGGGCTGTGGCTCGAGGTCGCCCTGCTGATGGTCGGCGGCTACGTGTTCGGCTGCCTCATCGGCGGACAGCTGAAGGATTTCTTCGGTCTCGACGACGCCAAGGCGGCGGCGCCGTCGCCCCCTGCAAACCGCGTTGCGTCCGTAGCCGACACCGCCGCGCCACATCCTGTCGCCGACAGCCCATCACAAGCGCTCGCGGCCCACGCGGCAGCCAGCGTCGAGGCCGATCGTCTGGCAGCCGAAGCGGAAGCCAAGGCCGAGACCGACCGTCTCGCCGCCGAGGCCGCAGCAAAGGCGGAGGCTGAGCGCCTCGCTGCGGAGGCCACGGCGAAAGCCGAGGCCCAGCGTCTCGCGGCCGAAGCCGCGGCAAAGGCCGAAGCGGAGCGCCTCGCGGCGGAGGATGCCGCAAAGGCAGAAGCTGATCGTCTCGCCGCAGAAGCGGCGGCCAAAGCCGAAGCCGAGCGTCTCGCCGCAGAGGCAGCGGCCAAAGCCGAAGCCGAGCGTCTCGCTGCAGAGGCAGCGGCCAAAGCCGAAGCCGAGCGTCTCGCCGCAGAGGCAGCGGCCAAAGCCGAAGCCGAGCGCCTCGCCGCTGAGGCAGCAGCCAAAGCCGAAGCCGAGCGTCTCGCCGCTGAGGCTGCCGCAAGAGCGGAAGCCGAGCGCCTCGCGGCGGAAGCCGCAGCGAAGGCCGAAGCGGATCGTCTCGCGGCCGAAGCTGCCGCGAAAGCCGAGGCTGATCGGCTTGCCGCGGAAGCAGAAGCGGAAACAGAAGCGGAAGCAGAAGCCGAGCGTGTCGCGGCGGAGGCCGCCGCGGAGGCTGAAGCCGACCGCCTTGCGGCCGAGGTCGCAGCGTCAGCGCCGCTGACCACGGCCGCTGCCGATGACAGGCCACCGGCCCTGCCCGCTCCCGACGGCACGGCGGATGATCTCAAACTCCTCAAGGGCATCGGGCCGAAGAACGAGCGTATCCTCAACGACATCGGCGTCTATCATTTCAGCCAGATCGCGGAGTGGTCCCCCGCTCATGCGAGCTGGGTCGGTGACCACATGGCCTTCCCCGGCCGGATCGAGCGCGAGCACTGGATCGCCCAGGCGAAGCTGCTGGCGGCAGGTTTCGACACCGCGCATTCGACCGCGGTAAAGTCGGGCGCGATCACGATCGACGATCAGGCCGACGCCCCCCTGAGTGAGGACGAGGCGAACGCCCTGGGCGCGCAGCTGCCGGTGCTGATGCCGAAAGTCGAGAATGAGGACAAGTATGCCGGAGCCCGGCCACTTGGCCTCGCTGCCCCACGCGGGGGCGAAGCTGACGACCTCAAGCTGATCAAGGGCATCGGCAAGCAGAACGAGGCTCGCCTGCATGGCCTCGGCATCTGGCACTTCGAGCAGATCGCAGCCTGGACCGCTGCGCATGCCAAATGGGTCGGCTCCTATCTGGCGTTCGCCGGCCGGATCGAGCGGGAGCAATGGATCGCCCAGGCCAAGGAGCTGGCGAGCGGCGGCAGCACCGAATTCGCCCGGCGGGTCGAAGCGGGGCTGGTCAAATCGTCGCGCGACGACGGCTCGCGCGGGCAGGACAACATCAAGATCGTCCAGCCGGGCGATTAG
- a CDS encoding DUF1214 domain-containing protein → MRLLFITLLALLIATGVGIGATWMTTTRGTEFGTLTIGAWTARPKTGTADVDPYARATITRNGELPIGTGDGVAFTATADDKKKPLDGRCDILVSGVTPPARFWTLTLYDRKGHLVANTLQRYGFTSQELVRGADGSFEIRVASRSRSGNWLPTGGIERYALMLRLYDTPVGVATRTQRDAPMPSITTVGCPS, encoded by the coding sequence GTGCGGCTGCTCTTCATCACCTTGCTCGCGCTTCTGATCGCCACCGGCGTCGGCATCGGCGCGACCTGGATGACCACGACGCGCGGCACCGAATTCGGCACCTTGACGATCGGCGCCTGGACGGCGCGTCCGAAGACCGGCACGGCCGACGTCGATCCCTATGCGCGCGCCACCATCACCCGCAACGGCGAGCTGCCGATCGGCACCGGCGACGGCGTGGCCTTCACCGCCACCGCTGACGACAAGAAGAAGCCGCTCGACGGCCGCTGCGACATTCTCGTCAGTGGCGTGACGCCGCCTGCCCGCTTCTGGACGCTGACCCTGTACGATCGCAAAGGCCATCTCGTTGCCAATACGCTGCAGCGCTACGGCTTCACCAGCCAGGAGCTCGTGCGCGGCGCCGACGGATCCTTCGAGATCCGGGTGGCCTCGCGTTCGCGGTCCGGCAACTGGCTGCCGACCGGCGGCATCGAGCGTTATGCGCTGATGCTGCGGCTGTATGATACGCCGGTCGGCGTCGCCACCCGCACCCAGCGCGACGCCCCGATGCCTTCGATCACGACGGTGGGCTGCCCATCATGA
- a CDS encoding DUF1254 domain-containing protein yields the protein MIRLLFTILVGVLLGGVVHLVSVLALPRISTQDAYSRLTPMTKLNAVTPLPLTDPSTSPMPFMDPAFAMAICRYDLSDGPLKLTVPVSQAYTSVSFYTRNEIAYYAINDRSAGKRVIELDLMTENQHEDLPEDEEITAADRLIIDSPTTTGLIVLKALAAEPGLMPQAQTSLAAASCGVQIEPPTKAEKPRGKR from the coding sequence ATGATCCGGCTGCTGTTCACCATCCTGGTCGGCGTGCTGCTCGGCGGCGTGGTTCATCTCGTCAGCGTGCTGGCGCTGCCGCGCATCTCGACCCAGGACGCCTATTCGCGGCTGACGCCGATGACCAAGCTCAATGCCGTGACGCCGCTGCCGCTGACGGATCCCAGCACCTCGCCGATGCCGTTCATGGACCCGGCCTTCGCGATGGCGATCTGCCGTTATGACCTCTCGGATGGTCCGCTCAAGCTCACGGTCCCGGTGAGCCAGGCCTATACATCGGTGTCGTTCTACACCCGCAACGAGATTGCCTATTATGCGATCAACGACCGCTCCGCGGGCAAGCGCGTCATCGAGCTCGATCTGATGACCGAGAACCAGCATGAGGATCTGCCAGAGGACGAAGAGATAACGGCAGCCGACCGGCTCATCATCGATTCGCCGACGACCACCGGACTGATCGTGTTGAAGGCACTGGCCGCCGAGCCGGGTCTCATGCCGCAGGCGCAGACCTCCCTTGCAGCCGCCAGCTGCGGCGTGCAGATCGAGCCTCCGACCAAGGCGGAAAAGCCGCGCGGTAAGCGGTAG